The region AGGCCCAGCGGTAGACGACGGGCAGATCCTTGCCCCAGTTGCCATGGGCGGGCGGCGTCTGCGGCGTCTGCCATTCGAGCGTCGTCGCCCGCCACGGATTGCCGCCGGCCTCCCTGCCCCGGAAAAGGCTCCAGACCAGATTGAACAGGAAGACCATCTGCCCGGCCCCGACGATCAGCGCCATCACCGTGATGAAGATGTTCAGCGTATGGGCCGAAGGCGGAACGAAGGCCGTCTCGCCCATCTCGAAGTAGCGGCGCGGCACGCCGAGCAGGCCGAGATAATGCATCGGAAAGAAAATCGCATAGGTGCCGAGAAAGGTGATCCAGAAGTGGATATGGCCGAGCATGTCGTTCAGCATCCGCCCGGTGACCTTCGGATACCAGTGATAGATCGCCCCGAAGATGACGAGGATCGGCGCGACCCCCATGACCATGTGGAAATGCGCGACGACGAACATCGTATCCGATAGGGGCACGTCGACGACGACATTGCCGAGGAACAGGCCGGTCAGCCCGCCATTGACGAAGGTGACGATAAAGGCGAGCGCAAACAGCATCGGCAGCGTCAGATGGATGTCGCCGCGCCAGAGTGTCAGCACCCAGTTGTAGACCTTGATCGCCGTTGGAATGGCGATGATCAGCGTCGTGGTGGCAAAGAAGAAGCCGAAGGCCGGGTGCATGCCGCTGACATACATATGATGCGCCCAGACGACGAAGCTCAAGCCGCCGATGATGACGATCGCCCAGACCATCATGCGGTAGCCGAAGATATTCTTGCGCGCATGCGTGCTGATCAGATCCGAGACGATGCCGAAGGCCGGCAGCGCAACGATATAGACTTCGGGATGCCCGAAGAACCAGAACAGGTGCTGGAACAGGATCGGGCTGCCGCCGGCATGCTGCAGCTGCGTGCCCATCTCAACGATGGCGGGCATGAAGAAGCTGGTGCCGAGCACGCGGTCGAACAGCATCATGACGCAGGCGACGAAGAGGGCCGGAAAGGCGAGCAGCGCCATCACGGTCGCGGTGAAAATGCCCCAGACGGTGAGCGGCATCCGCATCAGCGTCATGCCGCGTGCCCGGCCCTGCAGCACCGTCACCACATAATTCAGCCCGCCCATGGTGAAGCCGATGATGAAAACGATCAGCGAGGTGAGCATCAGCAGGATGCCCCAGTCCTTGCCGCCTGGGGTGCCGGAGAGAACCGACTGCGGCGGATAAAGCGTCCAGCCGGCGCCCGTCGGGCCGCCGGGCGCGAAAAAGCCGGCGGCGAGGATCAGCACCGCGAGCAGATAAATCCAGTAGCTCAGCATGTTCGCGTAGGGAAACACCATGTCGCGGGCGCCGACCATCAGCGGGATGAGGTAATTGCCGAAGCCGCCGAGAAAGAGCGCGGTCAGCAGATAGATCACCATGATCATGCCATGCATGGTGATGAACTGATAATAATGATCGGCATCGATGAAGGCGAAATAGCCGGGAAAGGCGAGCTGAATCCGCATCAGCCAGGAGAGCACCAGCGCCACCAGGCCGATCGAAATGGCGGTGATCGAATATTGCACGGCGATGATCTTGGCATCCTGGCTGAACACATATTTCGTCCACCAGCTGTGTGGATGATAAAGTTCGACATCCTCGACTTCGGCGGAGGGAATGCTGCCGGATGGAATCTCGACCATGATCTCTCTTCCCTTTCCCCGATGCGGCCTCCGGCCGTCTTCCCTCGGTTCCCTGAACCGGCATGCGGCCTTCGGCCGGTTCAATTCGCCGGCGCTACCTCTGCCGATGACGCCGTCAACTGGGTGAACGTCTGCTGCTGCCCGAGCCAGGTCTGGTAGCCCGCCTCGTCGTCGACGACGACGGTACCGCGCATTTGCGGATGGCCGACGCCGCAGAGTTCGGCGCAGAGGATCTCGAAAGTCCCCGTCCGCGTCGGCGTGAACCAGAAATAGGTGATCATCCCGGGGATCATGTCCATTTTGGCGCGGAATTCCGGCACGTAGAAATCATGGAGCACATCGACGGAGCGCAGCAATATGTGCACCGGCTTGCCCACCGGCAGATGCAGTTCGCCGCCCTCGATGATGACGTCGTCGAGGCCGCTTGCGTCGTTCTTGTCGAGGCCGAGCGGATTTTCGGGGCTGACGTCGCGCGTCTCGGCACGGCCGAGCTTTCCGTCGGCTCCCGGCAGGCGGAAGCTCCACAGCCACTGCTGGCTGACGACCTCCACCGATGCGGCATCGGCAGGCACCGTGAT is a window of Rhizobium sp. N324 DNA encoding:
- a CDS encoding cytochrome c oxidase subunit II, yielding MAVVLILVLIVVGSVLFHVLSPWWWTPIASNWTYIDSTLVITFWITGIVFVAVVSFMAYCVYRFRHRPGNRAHYEPENRRLELMLGGGTAVGVAAMLAPGLIVWNQFITVPADAASVEVVSQQWLWSFRLPGADGKLGRAETRDVSPENPLGLDKNDASGLDDVIIEGGELHLPVGKPVHILLRSVDVLHDFYVPEFRAKMDMIPGMITYFWFTPTRTGTFEILCAELCGVGHPQMRGTVVVDDEAGYQTWLGQQQTFTQLTASSAEVAPAN
- a CDS encoding cbb3-type cytochrome c oxidase subunit I; translated protein: MVEIPSGSIPSAEVEDVELYHPHSWWTKYVFSQDAKIIAVQYSITAISIGLVALVLSWLMRIQLAFPGYFAFIDADHYYQFITMHGMIMVIYLLTALFLGGFGNYLIPLMVGARDMVFPYANMLSYWIYLLAVLILAAGFFAPGGPTGAGWTLYPPQSVLSGTPGGKDWGILLMLTSLIVFIIGFTMGGLNYVVTVLQGRARGMTLMRMPLTVWGIFTATVMALLAFPALFVACVMMLFDRVLGTSFFMPAIVEMGTQLQHAGGSPILFQHLFWFFGHPEVYIVALPAFGIVSDLISTHARKNIFGYRMMVWAIVIIGGLSFVVWAHHMYVSGMHPAFGFFFATTTLIIAIPTAIKVYNWVLTLWRGDIHLTLPMLFALAFIVTFVNGGLTGLFLGNVVVDVPLSDTMFVVAHFHMVMGVAPILVIFGAIYHWYPKVTGRMLNDMLGHIHFWITFLGTYAIFFPMHYLGLLGVPRRYFEMGETAFVPPSAHTLNIFITVMALIVGAGQMVFLFNLVWSLFRGREAGGNPWRATTLEWQTPQTPPAHGNWGKDLPVVYRWAYDYSVPGAAEDFIPQNVPADGGVTREIPA